TTTTAAAATTCCAATAAGTTTGATGATATTTTTGATTTAGATAATCAAATATTCTCAATTATACTGCTGGAATTAACACAAATATATCTCAGTGCCAATGAATTACATTAGTACTATATATAAATTAATGGTAAATGCATGAAAGTTTGCATGTGATAGTAAACAATCCTGATACCAAATCTGTCATAAAAGCATTGATAGggtatttttttacagaatttattcatgttattggaTAAATGTTTTTTAGACTATACTAAGTTTGGAAACTTGTGGCTAGTTACATGCAAGTATTTgacaaatctgaaataaaaatacttGTATAAGTATAACTCTGGattctttgaaagaaaaaaatgtttgctgtCATTAAACAGCTGGCCTAaggtatacatatttatattcacGTTATTGATAGAAATATGTCTAAGGAATGTTTGGCataatggtaatgttatgaacTAAATGATATGGACTAGCGGCAGTGTTCTTCCTAGAATTTTTAAATAGCACCATGGAAATAAACAAAGCACTGGTTTTCCAACAAATATAGCACCATGGTCCCTATACATTGTATAATCAAATCATCCAAGATACCACCATGGTAGAAAATATAGCACCAGTGTACCACAGCACTATAATGTCCTGGGGAGAACACAGATAgaggtatacatatatatattgaaaaaagaaaaaaatattggttgGAGATGTTCTTAAAATTTATGGTTATTTAGATTAAGGTTTACACTGAAAAAGACTCAcaacaaattttttattttaatgcatggtCTATGAATATAGCGTAATTTAGATTCTGTATTATTCCAGGTTGGCATGGGCAGACAGCATTACATAAAGCATGTCTAATCGGAGACTACTCTATGTGTTTTATTCTACTAGAAAGTGGTGCGGATCCTAATGCTCTAAATGATTTTGATGAAACACCTCTACATTATGCCTGCAAAAGAGGTGTTCCAACTGTTATACATTTGCTAGTGCAAAAGGGAGGTAACTTGGATGCTGTGGATAAAAACGGGATGAGCATGTGCCATCATGCTGCTCAAACAGGAAGTGTGTAAGTTGTGTAATTGAAAATGTACTAAATGtacaattgagaaaaaacaatGTCTATGAATGTGTGTTGAAGgcatatttttaacttttgttctgattattctCCTGTCAGCTTAGCTTACATCATTCTGTAGGTATTACTGCATTGAGTAcaacattctatacatcctatcccTGTCTTAGATAATgtcttgtcaagaaaattacataagtTGTGCTTGGTTCATAAAGATTCAAAGTATCAATGATTTCTCTGTTAAAGtatttacaaatgtttttataatttgatgatcttcctttgtccatagtttttacacgaccgcaaaaattttaatttttcgtcgtatattgctatcatgttggcgtcgtcgtctgcgtcgtcgtcgtccgaatacttttagttttcgcactctaaactttagtaaaagtgaatagaaatctatgaaattttaacacaaggtttatgaccacaaaaggaaggttgggattgattttgggagttttgatcccaacattttaggaattaggggccaaaaagggcccaaatatgcattttcttggttttcgcacaataacttaagtttaagtaaatagaaatctatgaaattttgacacaaggtttatgaccacaaaaggaaggttgggattgattttgggagttttggttctaacagtttaggaattaggggccaaaaaagggcccaaataagcattattcttggttttcgcacaataactttagtttaagtaaatagaaatcaatgaaatttaaacacaaggtttatgaccacaaaaggtaggttggtattgattttgggaattgaggtctgaacagtttaggaattaggggccaaaaaggggcccaagtaagcattattcttggttttcgcaccataactttagtttaagtaaatagaaatctatgaaatttaaacacaaggtttatgaccactaaaggaaagtttggtttgattttgggagttttggtcccaacagtttaggaataaggggcccaaagggtccaaaattgaacttagtttgatttcatcaaaaattgaataattggggttctttgatatgccgaatctaactgtgtatgtagattcttaatttttggtcccgttttcaaattggtctactttaaggtccaaagggtccaaaattaaacttagtttgattttgacaaaaattgaatccttggggttctttgatatgctgaatctaaaaatgtacttagatttttgattattggcccagttttcaagttggtccaaatcgggtccaaattaaactttgtttgatttcatcaaaaattgaataattggggttctttgatatgccaaatcttactgtgtatgtagattcttaatttttagtcccgttttcaaattggtctacattaaagtccaaagggtccaaaattaaactaagtttgattttaacaaaaattgaattcttgagcttttttgatatgctgaatctgaacatgtacttagatttttgattatgggcccagttttcaagttggttcaaatcaggatccaaaattattatattaagtattgtgcaatagcaagaaattttcaattgcacagtattcagcaatagcaagaaatcttcaaatgaacagtattgggcaatagcaagaaaatttcaattgcacagtattgtgcaatagcaagaaatcttcaattgcacagtattgtgcaatagcaaatattttcaattgcacagtattgcgcaataacaagaaatatctaattgcgcaatattgtgcaatagcaagaaattttcaattgattggagttatctttctttgtccagaatagtagttgaatcaacttaaatcattgttttatacaatatacaatgtatattcacttttactaccaactgataaattaaaacaatctttaccattcagtgataacaagcaccttttgttacattttaatattttatgatgtatttaaatgagtagttattgttgcaaactccattagaaatttgaattgagatcagttttggaaaaagggaaagggggatgtgaaaaaaaaaatggggggggttgaatttttctcatttcagatttcataaataaaaagaaaatttcttcaaacatttttgagaggattaatattcaacagcatagtgaattgctcaaaggaaaaaaaagtattttaagttcattagaccacattcattctgtgtcagaaacctatgctgtgtcaactatttaatcacaatccaaatttagagctgaatccagcttgaatgttgtgtccatacttgccccaaccgttcagggttcaacctctgcagtcatataaagctgcgccctgcggagcatctggttataaaaGTTACAATTATACATCAGATATATAGTATTGACTTCAAATGCAAGGTTTAACTTCTTGTTCCCACTCCAAAAGGAACGAAGTCTTAACACTGCAATGCTCACCAGCATCTCAAACtagataatttctgtatttttcttTTACCATGACTGCTATAATTTATATACTGTACAACTTTTTATGTAAGATTTATTGCTAAAATCATTAAAATGttcatattatttaaataaatgttaagAAAATAAGTTGTCAAAGCAGCTTAATTGTTAATTGTTTGtctcaattaaaaatttcttaaGCGTTGCTTCCACCCACCATTGACTGATAGAACTGACAATGTACATAGGTCTGTATTGCATGTTTGATGATAATTCAACTGGACTTGCTTTATTTTCAGCTTTGCTTTGATCTACTTGTATACACTAAGGCCTAGCTATCCACAAGTCAACAGACAATTCCAGCTTCCGCTCCATATAGCTTGTCATTTTGGACATGTAGATGCATTTAAATACCTATTGAAAAAAGAAGTATGTATACCTGGtaacaaatgtatatttatcatatatatatcaaatgtttaACAGTTAATTTTTATGCCTCACCGTAGCTGAAGGGGCATTAAGTTTCGCTCTTGTACGTCTGGTacgtacgtcccaaagttggtttccattctctaactttagtttgcctcaaccaaatgttatgaaacttatacacaatgcttattaccactaattacagatcaggtttgaattttggtggcgtcatttttaaagttttaagagttatgcccctttacaaatggaaaacacCACTTGAATGTGCCATCAGCAAATACATCTAATGAATCCCGTACTGAAGAGTTTCAAAGAATATCAAAATCAACAATTTTCATGGGATTCCTGGAACAGttagaatttaaatgttcaaccaaGTACAAATTTTCTATTGCTTTGTACGTAGACATTGGCAAATCCAAGAAACTAAATGTCCTTGAAAATGCAATTTTTCCATGATCCACGAAAATTATTATTCACGAAAAACTGCAAATGAAGACAATTTACTAAGAATTCAACATGATTtgaaatgtttttgaattttatttttagaaaagtgATCTGAAACAAGCCGATGCTGATGGAAACAATGTTTTACACATTGCTGCTAGAGAGGGGCATCAGGGTTTATGTTGGGATATCCTGAAAAATTCATCTGGTCAAGTCATACATGCTACAAACAATGACGGCTATACACCAGCAGATCTGGCATCTCAGAGGGACAAGTATGGGTAAGTATgtcaaagataaaaaaatgtgaaaatagatTCTAAAACCTAcaattgattgactgattgtttGATTGATAGGTGATTGATGGCTGTGGGCTCCAACTAATAGAATGACTATACAAgtaaatttgttataaaatatctaCCCAATCCATGCTGCCAGGAATAGTTATTCTTTCTTTCCCATTATTATAATTTACTTATAGTTTTGTCAAATGTTTCAAAATATGAACTATATGTCTCGATTTTGTtgatatactacatgtactatggaCTTACTTTCTATGATTATTTTTATATGTGGTATTTGCCaataaacacattacaaaaaaagGAGCTAggttaaacatgtaaaatgtaaaaatgatCAGCACAACACACTGTTACTATAATATGTGCATCAAAAAGACCTAATATAGCAATGGGCAATTTTTTCACCAGGTGAGCCCTACAGGAACATATGTGTGCCCCTTGTTTCCTCATTCCACAAAAATTGTGCAAATGTAAGTAATAGTATCTGTAATATTTATTATGttgatttttcttctttttttttcatgattttgaaaCCACTAAACTGATTTTGTTATTCCAGACACAAAGTTATAGCCCCACTCCTACGAGATCTACAGAAACACAAACCTTTGAATTTCATGGTGACTGATCCAAGATGGTTATGGTACTGGACATTATTGAAACCTTTCTTGGTTTATCTGATCATCCTTATAGTGATAACTATTTTTGATGGAGCCTACGGTGAAGGGTACCAGGGTTTCATAATGATAGTGGGATTGTGTTATCTACTGTGGGCCGTGGCTAAAAACATCCACAGACTTGATCATATAAGCAGGTTTGTATAGTTAACATTCAGGGACTGATccagcaattaaaaaaaaaagggggggtgtccttctatatttccccattcaaatgcaatgattgttaaaaaaaagggggggttctaCCACCATAATCCTCCATCCCTTccctttggatccgccactgaatattggTCAGTGATTACTTTATGAAAAGAAAGAGGAGGGTTACAACTAATTAACATACAAACAGCTATTGAAAACATTCAAGATTTGATCGAGCATTTAAGATGATACACCTGAGAATTTCCTGCTATGAGATAGTATTAAATTGGTTGTAGTAAAATACTGTGATTTCCAAGTCAAGTTAAACCCATGATGCAACATATGAACTAAATCCTGTCATTTCTGATTTATGACCctaattgaaatttcaaaaagctATTGTAAATTTGGTATTATTGCAAGGTTTTAATCAATGAGCATAATGAAACTGTGAGTGAAGCAGTAAAAAGAATTCAGATTTTGATAtctgaaaaatatatatgtatggaGATTGTTCTGAAATCACAATAACGATCCTCGCATGTTATTCCATTCTTAAAAAATTgctataattttttaatttacacAAATTATTTCAACATATTGTGCAGAAAAGGGCTACTGAAGATCTCTCTTGATAGAAATTTTTAGATTACATTGAGAGGTATAGCAGAAATACAATGTTTATGTAAACACACACACAATATGATTACAGTGCTAcagttttattgtcgagcctgcaacttttgttgcagaaagctcgacatagggatagtgatccggcagcggcggcggcgttagctaacttcttaaaagctttatattttagaaggtggaagacctggatgcttcatactttgtatatagatgcctcatgttacgaagtttccgtcactcacatgtccaatgtccttgacctcattttcatggttcagtgaccacttgaaaaaaaagttcagattttttgtaatgttgaattctctcttattataagtaataggataactatatttgatatgtgcgtaccttgaaaggtcctcatgtctgtcagacagttttcacttgacctcgacctcatttcatggatcagtgaacaaggttaagttttggtggtcaagtccatatctcagatactataagcaatagggctagtatattcggtgtatggaaggactgtaaagtgtacatgtccaactggcaggtgtcatctgacattgacctcgttttcatggatcagtggttatagttaaatttttgtgttttggtctgtttttctcatactatatgcaataggtctactatatttgttgtatggaatgattgtaaggtgtacatgtctagcgggcagatgtcatgtgaccttgacctcattttcatggttcagtggtcaaagttaagtttttgagatttggtctttttatctaatactatatgccataggtcaactatatttggtgtatggaaatattttatgatctttatgtcagttgcgcaggttttatttgaccttgacctcattttcacggttcattgcacagtgttaagtttttgtgttttggtctattttcttaaaattaaagtaataggtcaactatataggttgtatagaagcattgttagctgtacatgtctgcctggcatggttcatctgaccttgacctcattttcaaggtctttgtttagttatcttggttaatgttaagtttatgtgacagttgtattaaagcttagctttatacttaggactatcaacataatatcaatgattagtatagaaggcgagacatttcagcgtgtgcactcttgtatgttattttttgttttttcagaATGCAGAATCCAATATTTGCCGGAGCTTTTGGTGCTGGTTTAGTACACACATCTGCACATTACTGGTTATATCTAAGTCCTCGTATCCTTTATTTAATCCAAGAGACAGTAACCATAGTAACCAAATCAGAGTAAATTATATTGTTGTGTGTCATATTATGTAAACTGTATTGATCATTAATGTTTGAACCAATTAAAACAAGCTTAACAAAGTACAGAGAAAccatgaatttttaaaatgttcaacaaattcaaaattgaatgtatacttttacaaaactttgaaatcaaatatagttaaaaataaaattcaagttttCTTCAATCTTGAAAATTTtaacccatgaaaataaataaatccacagtattgtGGATTTTATTCAGTCATATGTCATTACTATGTCATTACTATGTCATTAAAATGTTATTGCTAGATATGTACCTTTATTTTTGGAGAAATCTATGAATGTTCTAAATGATTTCATTCTTTTATTATCCTCAAAAGATATCAGAATCAAGGGTCTGGAAACTCAGACAAGTTTTTATCTAAATCAAAAAGGTTTATGACtgaaatggtattttttttaaatttgtaaataaatgatTTATGTTATTGAGATCAGGTTAATTAATCACCATTTTGCactttactgtggattcattaatattaatTGGATACTAATTTAGCGGATTTCATGGGAACAGGAGAACCATAAATTTATATGttcaatgaaatacaaattttctaaaggaatgtgtGCAAACTTTTCCaaaaccaagaatttaaatatccacaaatatgcaagttttcctcaatccacgaataTTGCATGGTACCTACCAAAATAATAGTAATACAAATGTCAGTTCTCTCCAAATGACTGTTTTTATGTCCTGGGAAATATTGGTTAATGATCACTATTTTTGATTACACACACTAGAGAATGCATTGATCAAGTTTCAGATTTGTCACTTCATGATTTTATAATGTTTCAGCAAAGGctttcaataatgatgatttaaaAATTAGAATGCTGTGTCATTGTGGATTcactattattcgttggatatcatTAATTTTTGGGGGATTTCGTGGTTACCTGGGAACCACCAATTTCAATGTccaacaaatttcaaattttctataagaatgtatgcagacttttgcaAAACCATAAAGTGCAAGTTTTCCTCAGTTaataaaaattggtacccacgaaaataaatctACATTAGCTTTAACTTTaataaatcaattgtttaaaaaagataattttaaattaaacctTTACTTTATTTACTATGCAATATGCATTTGTCTTTCACGATGCAATACAAAAataggagatgtagtatgatatTAGAGTATGCTGTAACTTTTAGTATGAATttgacagttttaaaaaaaatcaaactttcaagtCTTTGAAAAATTCTCATGAGTCATTGTGATGTTGCTGACAATATCTGCTTATGTCTCAAAgacttaatacaataataatggAGTGAATAAGCAGGACGAAAATTGTTAATGCCACTGTTATAATACCTAAATATGTTAGGTCATAATTTATTATAGCTTTGTAGCAAAAATAAACACGCAAAAAAATGTGTTTCAatagtaaaatttcaaaaatcacttttaattaaaagaaaatatatatatatttgcatcaGATGATAAGTTTCATATTCTGAATTTGTTATTGATATATGATGATATAAAATTTGACCTTAACCTTTTGACAGTTACTGGTAATTACACCGTCTTATCTATCTTATCTATAGTACTGATGATAATAACATATTATATGTATTATCTATTATTAACAAAAAATGCAGGTaagtaaatgatatatatatttattatacctcagttacagtatgttttttctatataaaaaataatgaaataattgtgctatttcattccacagactttttgccagtcaatagtttcaaagactattaccCCGGTTAATAGTTTAATAATCATCTTTCCCATACTTTttcatgcttatttttcattggacaataaTGATGTCATTGACTATTTTGCTTGGCAAAGTCAAACTCTAATATTGTAAACGTTATAATCTGTTTGTGTTGATTGAAATTTCGCTTACAAGAAGCAATtataaaagagagaaaatctTTGTGCGCATTTTTTaaagatctaaaatatagtaCCTTATTCATAATATGGGTTTGGTCGTCGTATCCTAAAAGTGAATTTGCGTTTGATGTATTTTAGCTTAAATTTATCATATGCACGGAAAATTTAACACAAGCATTTCTAGTCTTGATTgcaatttatgaaatattta
This genomic window from Mytilus galloprovincialis chromosome 9, xbMytGall1.hap1.1, whole genome shotgun sequence contains:
- the LOC143044758 gene encoding uncharacterized protein LOC143044758 yields the protein MTSKNDDYPKVTYNEGVSAKPTGTSEHQLLMQAISTNAGQLVQQLIQKNPQVVHERGWHGQTALHKACLIGDYSMCFILLESGADPNALNDFDETPLHYACKRGVPTVIHLLVQKGGNLDAVDKNGMSMCHHAAQTGSVFALIYLYTLRPSYPQVNRQFQLPLHIACHFGHVDAFKYLLKKEKSDLKQADADGNNVLHIAAREGHQGLCWDILKNSSGQVIHATNNDGYTPADLASQRDKYGHKVIAPLLRDLQKHKPLNFMVTDPRWLWYWTLLKPFLVYLIILIVITIFDGAYGEGYQGFIMIVGLCYLLWAVAKNIHRLDHISRMQNPIFAGAFGAGLVHTSAHYWLYLSPLTGNYTVLSILSIVLMIITYYMYYLLLTKNAGVVTQSKFDSVGNRRMTIVDLCIPQQKLDDYCTFCEIVKPRRTKHCRLCEQCFEEMDHHCLFLLKCVAKNNHVLFIWFLIMCVLSMIIYEIHISIYISMVTIDITWGRILYILFYDDAWTFSLALANAVSILWGVNLIRFQLSVVSKGQLTAIQVHTKKQSALTTEEKFWNIINFMRFRPPYAKDPYLAAQNLIQV